The genomic stretch GGAGAGGTTTTCAATATTTTTGGACTGATAATTTGTGGATATAAAAATATTTATTTAACAAAGCAAGTAAAACTTGACAAAATGAAATTAAAAAGGTATATATGAATTTAAGGGGGTGAAATTATGAATAGACGACTTATTTTAGCCATTTTGCTCACCATTCCATTTAGTTACTTAAATGCGGAATGGGTGAGCCTTGGAGGTGCTGGACAGGGAGCACCTGAGGTTAGGGTTATTGAGGCTACAGATAGCAAAGTTGTTATGGAATTCAAACTCAGTGGCTATTACCTTGATATAATAGAGATAGATGGTAAACCATATTCTAAGATTGTTCTACCTGGGGTAGTAACTTTTCTTGAAAAAGGATTGCCTGCACTACCAAAGTTAAGTAAGAGTGTGATTATCCCTGATAATGCTATGATGAACTATCGGGTTGCTGAGCTTGAATACGAGATTAGAGAAGTTTATCCTGTCATTCCTTCAAAAGGAAATCTGTATAGAAATATAGACCCAGCTACTGTGTCATACACTTTTAGTGAGTTTTACAATAAAGATGAGTGGTTTCCTAAAGAGGTTGTTGAATTACATAATCCTTTCATAATAAGAGATTTTAGGGGCCAGACAATTGAGTTACATCCATTTCAGTATAATCCGGTAAGGAAGGAGTTGAAGGTTATTAAACGAGTAGTAATTGAAGTATATCAGTCAGGTATAGGTGGTCAGAATATAAAGATTAGAAGAGGGAAGCACGATATAAGTCGCGAGTTTTACCCTCTTTACGAGAATCTGTTTATAAACTTTTTACCTGCTCGTTACGATACTATAGCTGAAAAGGCAGGTAGAATGCTAATTATCACTAAAGATAGTTACTATAATAACATATTACCACTCGTTGAGTGGAAGAAGCAAAAGGGAATACCGACAAAGGTTGTAAAGATATCAGAGGTAGGAAATACACAGACTAATATTAAAAATTACATCCAAACCGAATACAATACTGAAGGAGTGACTTTTGTCTTACTTGTAGGCAATGGAGATGACATAGTGCCAGCAAGGGGTACTGTAGGGCATGCCAGTGGTGAGACAGCTGACCCAGTATATATGTATCTTGAGGGTAACGATTACTATCCAGATGCTTTCATTTCACGCTTCTCAGCCAACAATGCTACTCATGTAGATAATCAGGTAGCAAGGTCAATTAAGTATGAGAAGGAGCCCGAGCTAGGCGGTAGCTGGTATTGTAAGGGAACAGGTATAGCAAGTAATCAAAGTGGTGGCGAGGGTATACCTGACTATGAGCGTGCTAACTGGATAAGGGATACTTTACTCAATTATACATATACGAGTGTAGATAAGATATACGACCCTTATGGGACTACAAGTATGATACGCGACTCAGTAAATGCAGGTAGAAGCATAATAAACTACCTTGGACATGGGTGGTATGATAGCTGGGGAAATGGAGGTGGATTTACAGTTAGTGATGTCCATGCACTCACAAATACAAACAAACTACCATTTATAATCTCTGTTGCTTGCTTTGTAGGCGAATTTGTTAACACAATTGAATGCTTTTGTGAAGCCTGGCTATGGGCAGGTACACCAGCTGAGCCTAATGGTGCAATTGCCCATTATGGGTCAACAATCCCACAATCATGGGACCCGCCTTGCTATGCTCAGTTTGAAGCATCTATGCTATTTGCACGCGGTAGAATGACAACAGCGGGTGGGACTACATTTAATGGGTCGTGCTGGATGATACAGCAGCTCGGCAACGATGGAGTAGAGATGTTCCAGACTTGGCACCTGTTTGGGGATGCATCTGTCCAGTTACGGAATAATACTCCATATCCAACTACAGTTAATTATCAGCCTGTTATTCCTGTAGGTGAGTTTGACTTGACAGTCTCGGTTGGGTCTGAAGGTGCTCCTATTAATGAGGCGTTAGTTTGTGCTAAGTTAGATACTATTTTTGTAAGTAGATACACAAATACAAGTGGTGAGGCAACGCTTCCTATTGTAACTACTGAGCCCTGTACACTATGGATTACGGTAACTGGACATAATTTACAACCTTATGAGGGTTATGCTTTGGTAATTGTACCTGCAACTGTGATTATAAATCCGGATACTATAACAGTTAATACAGCTACTAATGTTTCTGTTACAGTCCTTGATACTTTGGATCTGGGTATATCTGATGTTGTAGTGCGAATATCAGGCATTGGGGTCTCAAAATGTGATACTACAGGTGCAAGTGGTGAGGTCATAATCAATGTCAATTCACCGTATGGAGAAGTATTGAGTTGTAAAGGTCGTAAAATAGGTGAGAGTTGGGACTTATTCAAAGATTCTATATGGGTGATTGGAGATACATTACTTACTTCTCCTGATATATCAGCACAGGTGACAGAAATAGGGACGATAGATACTCTTACTCCTTATTACGAAGGCACTATAACTGCCCGTACGGGTGGTAATTCAGGTTTCACATTATTTACTAAAGGGTGTGGAGTTGATACATCTGTATTCACAATTGGGA from bacterium encodes the following:
- a CDS encoding C25 family cysteine peptidase, producing the protein MNRRLILAILLTIPFSYLNAEWVSLGGAGQGAPEVRVIEATDSKVVMEFKLSGYYLDIIEIDGKPYSKIVLPGVVTFLEKGLPALPKLSKSVIIPDNAMMNYRVAELEYEIREVYPVIPSKGNLYRNIDPATVSYTFSEFYNKDEWFPKEVVELHNPFIIRDFRGQTIELHPFQYNPVRKELKVIKRVVIEVYQSGIGGQNIKIRRGKHDISREFYPLYENLFINFLPARYDTIAEKAGRMLIITKDSYYNNILPLVEWKKQKGIPTKVVKISEVGNTQTNIKNYIQTEYNTEGVTFVLLVGNGDDIVPARGTVGHASGETADPVYMYLEGNDYYPDAFISRFSANNATHVDNQVARSIKYEKEPELGGSWYCKGTGIASNQSGGEGIPDYERANWIRDTLLNYTYTSVDKIYDPYGTTSMIRDSVNAGRSIINYLGHGWYDSWGNGGGFTVSDVHALTNTNKLPFIISVACFVGEFVNTIECFCEAWLWAGTPAEPNGAIAHYGSTIPQSWDPPCYAQFEASMLFARGRMTTAGGTTFNGSCWMIQQLGNDGVEMFQTWHLFGDASVQLRNNTPYPTTVNYQPVIPVGEFDLTVSVGSEGAPINEALVCAKLDTIFVSRYTNTSGEATLPIVTTEPCTLWITVTGHNLQPYEGYALVIVPATVIINPDTITVNTATNVSVTVLDTLDLGISDVVVRISGIGVSKCDTTGASGEVIINVNSPYGEVLSCKGRKIGESWDLFKDSIWVIGDTLLTSPDISAQVTEIGTIDTLTPYYEGTITARTGGNSGFTLFTKGCGVDTSVFTIG